In Leptotrichia trevisanii DSM 22070, one genomic interval encodes:
- the rpoC gene encoding DNA-directed RNA polymerase subunit beta', with amino-acid sequence MSIRDFDSIQIKLASPEKILEWSYGEITKAETINYRTLKPEMDGLFCERIFGPSKDYECACGKYKRMRYKGMVCEKCGVEVTTSKVRRERMGHIKLATPIAHIWYSKGTPNKMSLLLGISTKELESVLYFSRYIVTDPGETGLQKGEILTEREYKLYENQFKNEFTAKMGAEGVLALLEEIDLFDLEKKLQGEMDTEHSTQKRRKVIKRLKVVRDLIEAGNRPEWMIMTVLPVIPADLRPMVQLDGGRFATSDLNDLYRRVINRNIRLKKLMSIKAPEIVIKNEKRMLQEAVDALIDNGRRGKPVVTQNNRELKSLSDMLKGKQGRFRQNLLGKRVDYSGRSVIVVGPSLKMNQCGLPKKMALELYKPFLMRELVKRELASNIKVAKKMVEEEDENVWELIEEIIKNHPVLLNRAPTLHRLSIQAFEPILIEGKAIRLHPLVCSAFNADFDGDQMAVHLVLSQEAQMEAKLLMLATNNIIAPSSGRPIAVPSQDMVMGCYYMTKERKGVKGEMKSFSNKNQLITAYQNGQVAVHALVKVRIDGEAIKTTPGRLMFNTMLPKEVRDYSKTFGKGELGKLIAELYKRFGFEKTSELLDKIKEFGFHYGTLAGITVGIEDLEIPESKKTILEKAENEVAEIEEQYKSGEIIDAERYRRTVAIWDEAVSKVTKDMMDNLDEFNPVYMMANSGARGSIAQMRQLGGMRGLMADTQGRIIEMPIKANFREGLNILEFFMSSHGARKGLADTALRTADSGYLTRRLVDISHEVIVNHDDCGCEHGIVVSDLMDAGEVIEKLSERIYGRNLATDLIHEGKVIAERNTLITDDLIKKIEELDIREVEIRTPLTCKLEKGVCKKCYGLDLSNHKEILKGEAVGVIAAQSIGEPGTQLTMRTFHTGGVATAASVQSDYKADVSGKIKLRNISTLVNAEGKEIVVSQNGRVIIGKHRYEVPSGSILHVKDGDSVKKGQVLVEFDPYQIPIITSEEGKVEFRDIYVRENIDVKYGVTEKVAIKPVESNDVNPRIIIYTKDNRRVEYAVPYGAYLMVNEGDIVKKGQIITKILKTGEGNKDITGGLPRVQELFEARNPKGKAILSEVAGRVVFSDKKKKGMRLILIEDPENGELIQEYTVPVGEHLVVTNEMLIEKGAKITDGPVSPHDILKIKGLVEAQQFILESVQQVYREQGVAVNDKHIEIIVKQMFQKIKIKEAGDSLFLEDELIDKKIVERENEILISKGKRPATYEPVIQGITKAAVNTESFISASSFQETTKVLANAAVEGKTDRLEGLKENVIIGKKIPGGTGFKDYKYLDAVLKNDVVEEEAMETEVGEDGEKVEVTETLETLKENPNEVIENVEETVEQ; translated from the coding sequence ATGAGTATAAGAGATTTTGACAGTATTCAAATAAAATTGGCATCACCAGAAAAAATATTAGAATGGTCGTATGGTGAAATAACAAAAGCCGAAACAATAAATTATAGAACTTTAAAACCTGAAATGGACGGATTATTCTGTGAGAGAATATTTGGGCCATCTAAGGATTATGAGTGTGCCTGCGGGAAGTACAAGAGAATGCGTTACAAAGGTATGGTGTGTGAAAAATGTGGTGTTGAAGTAACAACTTCAAAAGTTAGACGTGAAAGAATGGGACATATTAAACTTGCGACACCAATTGCACACATCTGGTATTCTAAAGGTACACCTAACAAAATGAGTCTCTTATTGGGAATCAGTACGAAGGAATTGGAGTCAGTTCTATATTTTTCAAGATATATTGTAACTGATCCAGGAGAAACTGGACTTCAAAAAGGTGAAATTTTAACTGAACGTGAATATAAACTATATGAAAATCAGTTTAAAAACGAATTTACAGCAAAAATGGGTGCTGAGGGAGTTTTAGCCTTGCTTGAGGAAATTGACTTGTTTGATTTGGAGAAAAAACTGCAAGGTGAAATGGATACAGAACATTCTACACAAAAAAGAAGAAAAGTTATAAAAAGATTAAAAGTAGTAAGAGATTTGATAGAAGCGGGGAATAGGCCAGAATGGATGATAATGACTGTGTTGCCTGTAATTCCTGCGGATTTACGTCCGATGGTTCAGTTAGATGGTGGAAGATTTGCCACTTCTGACTTGAATGATTTGTACAGAAGAGTAATCAACAGAAATATCAGACTTAAAAAATTAATGTCAATAAAAGCTCCTGAAATTGTAATAAAAAATGAAAAAAGAATGTTGCAGGAAGCAGTTGACGCATTAATTGACAATGGTAGACGTGGAAAACCTGTTGTTACTCAAAATAACAGGGAATTAAAATCACTTTCTGATATGTTAAAAGGGAAACAGGGACGTTTTAGACAAAATCTACTAGGAAAACGTGTGGACTATTCGGGAAGATCGGTTATCGTTGTTGGGCCAAGTCTGAAAATGAATCAATGTGGGCTTCCTAAAAAAATGGCACTTGAGCTGTATAAGCCATTTTTGATGAGAGAGCTTGTAAAAAGGGAATTAGCTTCAAATATTAAAGTTGCTAAGAAAATGGTTGAAGAGGAAGATGAAAACGTATGGGAATTGATTGAGGAAATTATTAAAAATCACCCTGTTCTTCTAAACCGTGCCCCAACATTGCATAGACTTTCAATTCAGGCATTTGAGCCAATATTGATAGAAGGAAAGGCAATAAGACTTCACCCGCTTGTATGTTCTGCATTTAATGCGGATTTTGACGGGGATCAAATGGCGGTACACTTGGTATTGTCACAGGAAGCACAAATGGAAGCAAAATTATTAATGCTTGCAACAAATAACATTATTGCACCATCAAGTGGTAGGCCGATAGCGGTTCCATCACAGGATATGGTAATGGGATGTTATTACATGACAAAGGAAAGAAAAGGTGTAAAGGGGGAAATGAAATCGTTCTCCAACAAGAATCAGTTAATTACAGCTTATCAAAATGGACAGGTTGCAGTTCATGCACTTGTAAAGGTAAGAATTGACGGGGAAGCAATAAAAACTACACCAGGACGTCTTATGTTTAACACAATGCTTCCAAAAGAAGTGAGAGATTATTCTAAAACATTTGGTAAAGGTGAATTAGGAAAATTAATCGCTGAACTGTACAAAAGATTTGGATTTGAAAAAACATCGGAATTATTGGATAAAATTAAGGAATTTGGATTCCATTATGGAACACTTGCTGGAATTACAGTTGGAATTGAGGATCTGGAAATTCCTGAAAGTAAAAAAACTATTCTGGAAAAAGCTGAAAATGAAGTGGCTGAAATTGAAGAGCAGTATAAATCTGGTGAAATCATCGATGCGGAAAGATATAGAAGAACAGTTGCCATATGGGATGAGGCTGTTTCAAAGGTAACTAAGGATATGATGGATAATTTGGATGAATTTAATCCAGTTTATATGATGGCAAATTCCGGAGCCAGAGGATCAATTGCACAAATGCGTCAACTTGGTGGAATGCGTGGACTTATGGCAGATACACAGGGACGTATTATCGAAATGCCAATTAAAGCTAACTTCAGGGAAGGGCTTAACATTCTTGAATTCTTTATGTCATCACATGGAGCAAGAAAAGGACTTGCCGATACAGCGTTAAGAACGGCGGATTCAGGATATTTGACAAGAAGACTTGTTGATATTTCGCACGAAGTTATTGTAAATCATGATGACTGTGGATGTGAACACGGAATTGTGGTATCAGATTTGATGGATGCCGGGGAAGTAATTGAAAAATTGAGTGAAAGAATTTATGGAAGAAACTTGGCAACAGACTTGATTCATGAAGGAAAAGTTATTGCTGAGAGAAATACTTTAATAACTGATGACTTGATTAAGAAAATTGAAGAACTGGATATCCGTGAAGTTGAAATAAGAACACCTTTGACTTGTAAATTGGAAAAAGGGGTTTGTAAAAAATGTTATGGATTAGATCTTTCTAACCACAAGGAAATTCTTAAAGGAGAAGCAGTTGGAGTTATTGCGGCACAATCAATTGGAGAGCCAGGTACACAGCTTACAATGCGTACTTTCCATACTGGAGGGGTAGCGACTGCAGCATCTGTTCAGTCAGATTACAAGGCTGATGTTTCTGGAAAAATTAAGCTTAGAAATATTTCCACACTTGTAAATGCTGAAGGAAAAGAAATTGTTGTTTCACAAAATGGACGTGTAATAATTGGAAAACATAGATATGAAGTTCCATCAGGTTCCATTTTGCACGTAAAAGATGGAGATTCAGTTAAGAAAGGGCAAGTTCTTGTAGAATTTGATCCATATCAAATACCGATTATTACGTCTGAAGAAGGAAAAGTGGAATTTAGGGATATTTACGTAAGGGAAAATATTGATGTAAAATATGGAGTTACTGAAAAAGTTGCGATAAAACCTGTTGAAAGTAACGATGTGAATCCTAGAATTATCATTTATACAAAAGACAACAGAAGAGTTGAATATGCAGTTCCATATGGTGCGTATTTAATGGTAAATGAAGGGGATATAGTCAAGAAGGGGCAAATTATTACAAAAATCCTTAAAACTGGGGAAGGAAATAAAGATATTACAGGAGGGCTTCCTCGTGTGCAAGAATTGTTTGAAGCAAGAAATCCTAAAGGAAAAGCTATTTTATCAGAAGTTGCAGGGCGTGTAGTTTTCTCAGACAAAAAGAAAAAAGGTATGAGATTAATCCTGATTGAAGATCCTGAAAACGGGGAATTAATTCAGGAATATACAGTTCCGGTGGGAGAACATCTAGTTGTAACTAACGAAATGTTAATTGAAAAAGGTGCTAAAATTACTGACGGGCCTGTTTCGCCACATGATATTCTAAAAATAAAAGGACTTGTGGAAGCACAGCAATTTATTCTTGAGTCAGTGCAACAAGTATATAGGGAACAAGGAGTTGCGGTTAATGACAAACATATTGAAATAATCGTAAAACAAATGTTCCAAAAGATCAAGATTAAGGAAGCTGGAGATTCACTATTCCTTGAAGATGAATTAATTGATAAGAAAATTGTAGAACGTGAAAATGAAATATTAATTTCAAAGGGAAAACGTCCAGCAACATATGAACCAGTAATTCAAGGTATCACAAAAGCTGCTGTAAATACAGAAAGTTTCATTTCAGCATCATCATTCCAGGAAACAACAAAAGTTCTTGCAAATGCTGCTGTTGAAGGGAAAACAGACAGACTTGAAGGACTGAAGGAAAATGTAATTATCGGTAAGAAAATACCAGGAGGAACTGGATTTAAAGACTATAAATATCTGGATGCAGTTTTAAAAAATGATGTTGTGGAAGAGGAAGCAATGGAAACTGAAGTTGGAGAGGACGGAGAAAAAGTCGAAGTTACAGAAACTTTGGAAACATTGAAGGAGAACCCAAATGAAGTTATAGAAAATGTTGAAGAAACAGTGGAACAGTAA
- the rplA gene encoding 50S ribosomal protein L1 yields MAKRGKRYNDISQKVDKMKIYTPEEALELVFDTKSAKFVETVELAVRLGVDPRHADQQVRGTVSLPNGTGKTVRILVITSGENIDKALAAGADFAGDDEYINKIQGGWLDFDLVIATPDMMPKLGRLGRILGTKGLMPNPKSGTVTTNVEQTVQEFKKGKVAFKVDKLGSIHLPIGKVDFTKEAIVENFKVALDQIIKLKPAASKGQYLRTVAISLTMGPGIKIDPLLAGVFVAK; encoded by the coding sequence ATGGCAAAAAGAGGAAAAAGATATAACGACATTTCTCAAAAAGTAGATAAAATGAAAATTTATACACCAGAAGAAGCATTGGAATTAGTCTTTGACACTAAAAGTGCTAAATTTGTGGAGACAGTAGAATTAGCAGTAAGATTGGGAGTAGATCCTAGACATGCTGATCAACAGGTAAGAGGTACAGTTTCATTACCAAATGGTACGGGTAAAACTGTAAGAATTTTAGTTATTACAAGTGGAGAAAACATTGATAAAGCATTAGCTGCAGGAGCAGATTTTGCTGGAGATGACGAATACATTAATAAAATTCAAGGTGGATGGTTAGATTTTGATTTAGTAATTGCTACACCTGATATGATGCCTAAATTAGGAAGATTAGGAAGAATCTTAGGAACTAAAGGATTAATGCCTAACCCTAAATCAGGAACAGTTACAACAAATGTTGAACAAACAGTTCAAGAATTTAAAAAAGGAAAAGTTGCATTTAAAGTTGATAAATTAGGATCAATTCATCTACCAATTGGTAAAGTTGACTTCACAAAAGAAGCTATCGTAGAAAACTTTAAAGTTGCATTAGATCAAATTATCAAATTAAAACCAGCTGCTTCAAAAGGGCAATATTTAAGAACAGTTGCAATCTCATTAACTATGGGGCCTGGAATTAAAATTGATCCATTATTGGCTGGAGTATTTGTAGCTAAATAG
- the rplJ gene encoding 50S ribosomal protein L10, with amino-acid sequence MPAQAKLEAVKGLVEKLKDAKAVVFVDYKGISVNEDTELRKTARESGVEYFVAKNRLFKIALKEAGFDTNVDDLLEGTTSFALGYEDGVAPSKLIFDFGKKIKDKLLIKGGLLESERVDVSTVEALAKLPSRDELLGQIAYGLLSPVRMLAVALTNVAEQKETGAPAEAAE; translated from the coding sequence TTGCCAGCACAAGCAAAATTAGAAGCAGTAAAAGGTTTAGTTGAAAAATTAAAGGATGCTAAAGCAGTAGTGTTTGTTGATTATAAAGGAATTAGCGTTAATGAAGATACTGAACTTCGTAAAACAGCTAGAGAATCTGGAGTAGAGTACTTTGTTGCTAAAAACAGATTGTTTAAGATAGCGTTAAAAGAAGCAGGATTTGATACAAATGTTGATGATTTATTAGAAGGAACTACATCGTTTGCATTAGGATATGAAGATGGAGTTGCACCATCTAAATTAATCTTTGATTTTGGAAAAAAAATAAAAGATAAATTATTAATTAAAGGTGGATTGCTAGAATCTGAAAGAGTTGATGTGTCAACTGTAGAAGCACTAGCTAAATTACCATCGAGAGATGAATTACTTGGACAAATTGCTTACGGATTGTTGTCGCCAGTTAGAATGTTGGCTGTTGCATTGACAAATGTTGCAGAACAAAAAGAAACTGGAGCGCCAGCAGAAGCAGCAGAGTAA
- the rpmG gene encoding 50S ribosomal protein L33, with translation MRVQVILECTETKLRHYVTTKNKKTHPERLEMRKYNPVLKRHSLYREVK, from the coding sequence ATGAGAGTACAAGTTATTTTAGAATGCACTGAAACTAAGTTGAGACATTATGTTACAACTAAAAACAAAAAAACTCATCCCGAAAGATTAGAGATGAGAAAATATAATCCAGTGCTTAAAAGACATTCTCTTTATAGAGAAGTTAAATAA
- the nusG gene encoding transcription termination/antitermination protein NusG has protein sequence MTEANEKVEEEVVYEKKWYIIHTYSGYEKKVAADLEKRIESLDLKDRVFRILVPEEEVLEEKRGKQVKVSRKLFPSYVMIEMLSIKEENELGLGYRVDSDAWYVIRNTNGVTGFVGIGSDPIPLSDEEASNLLAKVGIDVDGEGSAPRLDIDFRIGEVVEVKGGSFDGQQGEIAEIDYEHGKVKVMLEVLGRLTPVEVEYTEIAKIDY, from the coding sequence GTGACTGAAGCAAATGAAAAAGTTGAAGAGGAAGTTGTATACGAAAAAAAATGGTATATAATTCACACTTATTCCGGTTATGAAAAAAAAGTGGCGGCGGATCTTGAGAAAAGAATCGAGTCATTGGACTTAAAAGACAGAGTTTTTAGAATTTTAGTTCCAGAAGAAGAAGTTCTGGAAGAAAAACGTGGAAAACAAGTAAAAGTTTCAAGAAAACTTTTTCCAAGTTATGTAATGATAGAAATGCTTTCCATTAAGGAAGAAAATGAACTGGGATTAGGATACCGTGTTGATAGTGATGCCTGGTATGTAATTAGAAATACAAACGGAGTAACTGGATTTGTCGGAATTGGAAGTGATCCAATACCTTTATCTGATGAAGAGGCTTCAAATTTACTGGCTAAAGTTGGAATTGATGTTGATGGGGAAGGAAGTGCTCCTAGACTTGATATAGATTTTAGAATTGGTGAAGTTGTTGAAGTAAAAGGCGGATCCTTTGATGGACAGCAAGGTGAAATTGCAGAAATTGACTATGAACATGGTAAAGTAAAAGTAATGCTTGAAGTTTTGGGACGTTTGACTCCAGTGGAAGTTGAATATACCGAAATAGCAAAAATAGACTATTAA
- the secE gene encoding preprotein translocase subunit SecE, whose product MSKFNLKEAFGNLREEYKKIYWPDKIEVYHVTVIVILMTAFIAIYTLLFDTAFNFVLAKISEVLRNLIGGA is encoded by the coding sequence ATGAGTAAATTTAATTTAAAAGAGGCTTTTGGAAATTTGCGTGAAGAATATAAAAAAATATATTGGCCTGATAAAATCGAAGTTTATCATGTTACTGTAATTGTGATTTTGATGACAGCGTTTATTGCTATATATACACTTCTTTTTGATACAGCATTTAACTTTGTGTTGGCAAAAATAAGTGAAGTATTGAGAAATCTTATAGGAGGCGCGTAA
- the rplK gene encoding 50S ribosomal protein L11: MAKEVIGKIKLQLEAGKANPAPPVGPALGQHGVNIAEFCKSFNAQTQDKMGFVIPVEITVYADRSFTFILKTPPASDLLKKAAKVQKGAGNSIKEVAGTITKAQLQEIAETKMPDLNAGSVEAAMNIIAGTARSMGIKISE; this comes from the coding sequence ATGGCTAAAGAAGTAATCGGGAAGATTAAATTACAATTAGAAGCAGGGAAAGCGAATCCTGCACCACCAGTAGGGCCTGCGTTAGGACAACATGGGGTAAATATTGCAGAATTCTGTAAATCATTTAACGCACAAACACAAGATAAAATGGGATTTGTAATTCCAGTGGAAATTACTGTTTATGCAGATAGAAGTTTTACATTCATTTTAAAAACACCACCTGCATCAGACTTATTGAAAAAAGCGGCTAAAGTTCAAAAAGGTGCTGGAAATTCTATAAAAGAAGTTGCTGGAACTATAACTAAAGCCCAATTACAAGAAATTGCAGAAACTAAAATGCCAGATTTAAATGCAGGATCAGTTGAAGCAGCTATGAATATTATTGCAGGAACTGCAAGAAGTATGGGAATTAAAATTTCTGAATAA
- the rplL gene encoding 50S ribosomal protein L7/L12, protein MAFNKEQFIEDLKAMSVLELKEVVEAIEETFGVSAQPVAVAGGAAAGGAAAEEKSEFDVILVSAGAAKLAVIKEVRGITGLGLKEAKELVEAGGKAVKEGVSKDEAEALKAQLEGAGATVELK, encoded by the coding sequence ATGGCATTTAATAAAGAACAATTTATAGAAGACTTAAAAGCTATGTCTGTATTAGAATTAAAAGAAGTAGTTGAAGCTATTGAAGAAACATTTGGAGTATCAGCTCAACCAGTAGCAGTTGCAGGAGGTGCAGCAGCAGGAGGTGCAGCAGCAGAAGAAAAATCTGAATTTGATGTAATCCTGGTATCTGCAGGAGCAGCTAAATTGGCAGTAATTAAAGAAGTAAGAGGAATTACTGGATTAGGACTTAAAGAAGCTAAAGAATTAGTTGAAGCTGGTGGAAAAGCAGTTAAAGAAGGAGTTTCCAAAGACGAAGCTGAAGCATTAAAAGCTCAATTAGAAGGTGCAGGGGCAACTGTAGAATTAAAATAG
- the rpoB gene encoding DNA-directed RNA polymerase subunit beta — translation MNKLIERYSFGKIVDRGEMPHFLEFQLNSYEDFLQTKVPPQKRENKGFEAIFNEIFPIESSNGLLKLEYLWYEIHDNDEPLNDELECKKRGKTYSGQLKVRLKLTNKRTGEIQETLVHFGDIPLMTDKATFIINGAERVVISQLHRSPGITFNKELNIQTGKDVFIGKIIPYKGTWLEFETDKNDILNVKIDRRKKVLLPVFLKAVDFFQNNTEIMNHFFEEKEVELSELYSKYRDTELEEVLRSRLEGSFVREDILNEETGEFVAEAEEIIDMPVIQKIIDAKVEKLNIWEVKPEDRIIANALVHDSTKNNDEAVIEVFRKLRPGDLVTVDSARSLVKQMFFNPQRYDLADVGRYKVNKRLKLDVPADVIVLTKEDVLQTIEYVKNLVSGEGFTDDIDNLSNRRVRGVGELLSIQIKGGMLKMSKMVREKMTIQDITTLTPQSLLNTKPLNALILEFFGSGQLSQFMDQSNPLSELTHKRRISALGPGGLSRDRAGFEVRDVHNSHYGRICPIETPEGPNIGLIASLSTYGKVNKYGFIETPFVKINDGKADFKDIRYLAADEEEGLFIAQADTPIDKDGNFLTDEVVCRYGDEIVHIDKSKVDILDVSPKQLVSVSAGLIPFLEHDDANRALMGSNMQRQAVPLLKTEAPYVGTGLERKVAVDSGAVITSKATGTVTFVDARKIIVTDDEGKEYSHRLLNFEKSNQSMCLHQKPITDLGDKVKKGDIIADGPSTAGGDLALGKNILLAFMPWEGYNFEDGILISERLRKDDVFTSIHIEEFDIEARTTKLGDEEITREIPNVSEEALRNLDENGIIRIGAHVTPDDILVGKVTPKGETEPPAEEKLLRAIFGEKAKDVRDTSLRLPHGVKGTVVDVLELSKENGDDLKAGVNKLIRIYIAEKRKIMVGDKMSGRHGNKGVISRVLPVEDMPHLENGTPIDVCLNPLGVPSRMNIGQVLEVHLGLAIGDIDKYIATPVFDGASEEDVKNYLEEAGYSRTGKVKLIDGRTGQPFDNPVTVGRMYMLKLHHLVEDKMHARAIGPYSLVTQQPLGGKAQFGGQRLGEMEVWALEAYGASNILQEMLTVKSDDISGRTKTYEAIVKGQAMPEADAPESFRVLIKEFQSLGLDVALYDKDGEPIELDKNVDA, via the coding sequence ATGAACAAACTTATTGAAAGATATAGTTTCGGAAAAATAGTAGATAGAGGGGAAATGCCGCATTTCTTGGAATTTCAATTAAATTCATATGAAGATTTTTTGCAGACAAAAGTGCCACCTCAAAAACGTGAAAATAAAGGTTTTGAAGCAATCTTTAATGAAATTTTTCCAATCGAATCCAGTAATGGATTGTTGAAATTAGAATATTTATGGTATGAAATTCACGATAATGACGAACCTTTAAACGATGAATTGGAATGTAAAAAAAGAGGTAAAACATATTCTGGCCAATTAAAAGTTAGACTAAAATTAACTAACAAGAGAACAGGAGAAATTCAAGAAACATTAGTTCATTTCGGAGATATACCACTGATGACTGATAAAGCCACATTTATTATAAATGGTGCTGAAAGAGTCGTTATTTCTCAATTACACAGATCGCCAGGAATTACTTTTAACAAAGAATTGAATATTCAGACAGGGAAAGATGTGTTTATTGGGAAGATAATCCCTTATAAAGGAACATGGCTCGAATTTGAAACTGATAAAAATGACATCTTAAATGTAAAAATTGATAGAAGAAAGAAAGTTTTATTACCTGTATTTTTAAAAGCGGTGGATTTTTTCCAAAATAATACGGAAATTATGAATCACTTCTTTGAAGAGAAGGAAGTGGAGTTGTCAGAACTTTATTCAAAATATAGAGATACTGAGCTTGAAGAAGTTTTACGTTCAAGACTAGAGGGAAGTTTTGTAAGGGAAGATATTCTGAATGAGGAAACTGGGGAATTTGTGGCAGAGGCTGAGGAAATTATTGATATGCCTGTTATTCAGAAGATAATAGATGCTAAAGTTGAAAAATTAAATATCTGGGAAGTGAAGCCCGAAGATAGAATTATCGCAAATGCCTTAGTACATGACAGCACAAAAAATAATGATGAGGCTGTTATTGAAGTGTTTAGAAAATTGCGTCCAGGGGACTTGGTAACTGTGGATAGTGCCAGATCGCTTGTTAAGCAGATGTTCTTTAATCCACAAAGATATGATTTGGCAGATGTTGGAAGATACAAGGTTAACAAAAGATTGAAACTGGATGTGCCAGCAGATGTAATCGTATTGACAAAAGAAGATGTTCTACAGACTATTGAATATGTGAAAAATCTTGTAAGTGGAGAAGGATTTACAGATGATATTGACAACTTGTCAAATAGACGTGTAAGAGGAGTTGGAGAGCTGCTTTCCATCCAAATAAAAGGTGGAATGCTTAAAATGTCTAAAATGGTTAGAGAAAAAATGACAATTCAAGACATTACAACATTGACTCCACAAAGTTTATTGAATACAAAACCTTTAAATGCTTTAATTCTTGAGTTCTTTGGAAGTGGACAGTTATCACAATTTATGGATCAGTCTAATCCATTGTCAGAATTGACTCATAAGAGAAGAATTTCAGCGTTAGGGCCGGGAGGACTTTCAAGAGATAGAGCAGGATTTGAGGTTCGGGACGTTCATAATTCGCATTATGGAAGAATTTGTCCAATAGAAACTCCAGAAGGGCCAAATATCGGACTTATTGCCTCACTTTCAACTTATGGAAAAGTTAATAAATATGGATTTATTGAAACTCCGTTTGTAAAAATAAATGATGGAAAAGCTGATTTTAAAGATATTAGATATTTAGCGGCTGATGAGGAGGAAGGGCTGTTTATTGCACAGGCTGATACTCCTATTGATAAAGATGGAAATTTCTTGACAGATGAAGTAGTTTGTCGTTATGGAGATGAAATTGTGCATATTGATAAATCAAAAGTTGATATTTTGGACGTATCGCCTAAACAGCTAGTGTCTGTTTCAGCAGGATTAATTCCATTCCTGGAACACGATGATGCCAATCGTGCGTTAATGGGATCGAACATGCAGCGTCAAGCTGTACCTCTGTTAAAAACAGAAGCGCCTTATGTTGGGACTGGACTTGAAAGAAAAGTTGCCGTGGATTCGGGGGCAGTTATTACTTCAAAGGCGACTGGAACTGTAACTTTTGTAGATGCGAGAAAAATTATTGTAACAGATGATGAAGGAAAAGAATATTCTCACAGATTGTTAAATTTTGAAAAATCTAACCAGTCAATGTGCTTACATCAAAAACCAATCACTGATCTGGGAGATAAAGTTAAAAAAGGTGATATTATTGCAGATGGGCCATCTACTGCAGGTGGAGATCTGGCATTAGGTAAAAATATCCTATTGGCGTTTATGCCATGGGAAGGGTATAACTTTGAGGATGGAATCCTTATTTCTGAAAGACTTAGAAAAGACGATGTGTTCACGTCAATTCATATTGAGGAATTTGATATTGAGGCGAGAACTACAAAACTAGGTGATGAGGAAATTACAAGGGAAATTCCTAATGTTTCTGAGGAAGCCTTGAGAAACCTTGATGAAAATGGAATTATAAGAATAGGGGCTCATGTGACTCCTGATGATATTCTTGTTGGAAAAGTAACTCCTAAAGGAGAAACTGAACCACCAGCAGAAGAAAAATTATTACGTGCAATCTTTGGGGAAAAGGCAAAAGATGTAAGAGATACATCGCTTAGACTTCCGCATGGAGTAAAAGGTACTGTTGTGGATGTGCTTGAGTTATCTAAGGAAAATGGAGATGACTTGAAGGCTGGAGTAAACAAACTAATCAGAATTTACATTGCTGAAAAGAGAAAAATAATGGTTGGGGATAAAATGTCTGGACGTCATGGAAACAAAGGGGTAATTTCAAGAGTATTGCCAGTCGAAGATATGCCGCATTTAGAAAATGGAACACCAATTGATGTCTGCCTTAATCCACTTGGAGTGCCATCACGTATGAATATCGGACAGGTATTAGAAGTGCATTTGGGACTTGCAATTGGAGATATTGACAAATATATTGCAACACCAGTATTTGATGGAGCAAGTGAAGAAGATGTTAAAAATTACTTGGAAGAAGCTGGATATAGCAGAACTGGTAAAGTAAAACTGATTGACGGTAGAACTGGACAGCCATTTGACAACCCGGTAACAGTTGGACGTATGTATATGTTAAAACTTCACCACTTGGTAGAAGACAAAATGCATGCCAGAGCGATTGGGCCATATTCACTTGTTACTCAGCAGCCACTTGGAGGAAAAGCACAATTTGGTGGACAAAGACTTGGGGAAATGGAAGTTTGGGCATTGGAAGCTTACGGTGCGTCAAATATCCTTCAAGAAATGCTTACAGTTAAATCAGATGACATCAGTGGAAGAACAAAAACTTATGAAGCTATCGTAAAAGGACAGGCAATGCCAGAAGCAGACGCTCCAGAATCATTTAGAGTATTAATTAAGGAATTCCAGTCACTTGGACTAGATGTGGCTCTTTATGATAAAGATGGGGAACCAATTGAATTAGATAAGAATGTAGATGCTTAG